A portion of the Ricinus communis isolate WT05 ecotype wild-type chromosome 10, ASM1957865v1, whole genome shotgun sequence genome contains these proteins:
- the LOC8273462 gene encoding nuclear intron maturase 4, mitochondrial: MLNFVTFSRYPALPPPAQCSSLISSLYNLLLHRFGQKRWYCCKNLCGNQHLCTSSTMVKSTISYLSSGTPIERLQGCINYSTLAQVTQYDDKGTGKMTLAKDLAFLIEESSSPNERRPKSRMELKRSFELRIKKRVKEQFLNGKFQDLMMRVIANPETLRDAYNCIRLNGNVDIASDNGNICFEHMAEELASGNFDVSANTFSISTRGVKKETLVLPKLKLKVVQEAIRIVLEVVYKPHFSRISHGCRSGRGHHTALKYISKEISNPDWWFTLIINKKLDASVINKLISILEDKIEDPYLYDILRGMYDAQALNVEFGGYPKGHGLPQEGVLSPILINIYFSVFDSEIDRLSMKYEALNSSLNVNGEQRNSKLRNWFRRQIKGNDLKNVAEESFSPRIYSCRFMDELFFAVSGTEDVARSFKSEIADYLQKILLLDVASETEIVPFSGPQAIRFLGNLIRKRVKDSPAVRAVHKLKDKVQAFASQKQEAWDVGTIRIGRKWLAHGLRKVKESEIKHLADSSSLLNQISCFRKAGMETDHWYKLLLKIWMQDIEAKEAKTEDYILSKYVAEPALPQELRDSFHEFQMCAKGYVNSETAAILALLPNTRSCSEMITEIIAPVNVIMKRLLRYGLITSEGHSRVNPQLVLQDKTHIIYWFSGIIRRWHRWYGHCENFADIELIVKNQVWQSCIRTLAAKYRIHENEVEKQFDLELSSILLTQETDQEMTTENPNSLAFENDEGLMYGISYSGLCLLSLARMVSLSRPCNCFVMGCSAAAPSIYTLHVMERQKFPGWKTGFSTCIHPSLNRRRIGLCNKHLKDFYFGHISLQSIDFGSWK; the protein is encoded by the exons ATGCTCAATTTCGTCACTTTCTCAAGGTACCCTGCACTGCCGCCACCTGCCCAATGCTCCTCTTTAATCTCTTCCTTGTACAACCTGCTTCTACACCGATTTGGGCAAAAACGATGGTACTGCTGCAAGAACCTCTGCGGAAACCAACACCTATGCACCTCGTCGACAATGGTGAAATCCACCATTTCATACTTGTCGTCGG GAACGCCTATAGAAAGATTGCAAGGTTGCATAAATTATTCTACACTTGCACAAGTTACTCAATATGATGATAAGGGCACTGGGAAAATGACATTAGCAAAAGATTTAGCATTTCTTATTGAGGAATCTTCCAGTCCTAATGAAAGAAGGCCCAAGAGTCGAATGGAGCTCAAGAGGTCTTTTGAACTACGTATAAAGAAGAGGGTGAAGGAGCAATTTCTTAATGGGAAGTTTCAGGATCTAATGATGAGAGTAATTGCAAATCCTGAAACTCTACGGGATGCTTACAATTGTATTAGGCTAAATGGAAATGTTGATATAGCGTCAGATAATGGTAATATATGTTTTGAACATATGGCAGAAGAGCTTGCTAGTGGCAATTTTGACGTTAGTGCTAATACTTTCTCGATTTCAACAAGAggagtaaaaaaagaaaccctTGTTCTTCCTAAACTAAAGCTGAAGGTTGTTCAAGAAGCTATCAGAATAGTCTTGGAAGTTGTTTATAAGCCTCATTTTTCTAGGATTTCCCATGGTTGTCGAAGTGGAAGGGGCCACCATACTGCATTAAAATACATCAGCAAAGAGATCTCTAATCCTGATTGGTGGTTTACATTGATCATAAACAAAAAGCTCGATGCATCCGTCATTAATAAACTTATCTCTATATTGGAGGACAAGATTGAAGACCcttatttatatgatataCTTCGAGGTATGTACGATGCCCAGGCACTCAACGTGGAGTTTGGGGGTTACCCAAAGGGCCATGGTCTTCCACAAGAGGGAGTGTTGTCTCctattttaataaacatatattttagtgTCTTCGACTCTGAAATTGACAGACTTTCAATGAAATATGAAGCTCTCAACTCAAGTTTAAATGTCAATGGAGAGCAGCGCAATTCCAAGCTGCGAAACTGGTTTAGGAGACAGATTAAAGGAAATGATCTAAAAAATGTGGCTGAGGAGAGTTTCAGTCCAAGAATTTATTCTTGCCGCTTTATGGATGAGTTGTTTTTTGCAGTTTCTGGAACTGAAGATGTTGCTCGTAGTTTCAAGTCTGAAATTGCAGATTACTTGCAAAAAATCTTGCTGTTAGATGTTGCTAGTGAAACAGAAATTGTTCCCTTTTCAGGACCTCAAGCAATTCGCTTTCTGGGCAATCTAATAAGAAAACGTGTGAAAGACAGTCCTGCTGTAAGGGCTGTTCACAAGTTAAAAGATAAAGTTCAGGCATTTGCTTCACAGAAACAAGAGGCCTGGGATGTTGGAACAATTAGAATTGGGAGGAAATGGCTGGCTCATGGTCTGAGAAAGGTTAAGGAGTCAGAGATCAAGCATTTAGCTGATAGTAGCTCTCTCTTGAACCAAATTTCCTGCTTTCGAAAAGCTGGGATGGAAACTGATCACTGGTATAAGCTCCTACTTAAAATATGGATGCAAGACATTGAGGCAAAAGAAGCAAAGACTGaggattatattttatctaagTATGTTGCAGAACCAGCTCTTCCACAAGAATTGAGAGATTCTTTTCATGAATTTCAGATGTGTGCAAAAGGATATGTCAATTCTGAGACAGCTGCAATTCTTGCCCTTTTGCCAAATACCAGGTCCTGCAGTGAGATGATCACTGAGATCATTGCTCCTGTTAATGTAATCATGAAGCGTTTGTTACGATATGGATTAATCACATCAGAAGGGCACTCACGTGTGAATCCTCAACTTGTTTTACAAGATAAAACTCATATTATTTACTGGTTTTCAGGTATTATTCGCCGTTGGCATAGGTGGTATGGTCATTGCGAGAACTTTGCTGATATAGAGCTCATAGTTAAGAACCAAGTTTGGCAATCTTGCATTCGTACTTTGGCAGCTAAGTATAGAATTCATGAAAATGAAGTGGAGAAACAGTTTGATTTAGAACTGAGCAGTATCCTTTTGACCCAAGAGACAGACCAAGAGATGACAACTGAGAATCCAAACTCTCTAGCTTTTGAAAATGACGAGGGATTGATGTATGGAATTTCTTATAGTGGCTTGTGCTTACTATCATTAGCAAGAATGGTGAGTCTGTCACGACCTTGTAATTGTTTTGTTATGGGGTGCTCAGCTGCAGCTCCCAGCATTTATACTCTTCATGTAATGGAAAGACAGAAATTTCCTGGCTGGAAAACAGGGTTTTCAACTTGTATACATCCTAGCTTGAATCGAAGGCGAATTGGGCTTTGTAATAAGCATTTGaaggatttttattttggtcatATATCACTCCAGTCCATTGATTTTGGTTCATGGAAATGA
- the LOC8273461 gene encoding cell wall protein RBR3, with the protein MGKQTKSRTTQSFGKGKVTPMQVAFIVDRYLSDNNFSDTRSVFRTEAASLIAKSPVQEAPKSLLTLGAMLNEYICLKEQKVMVDQEKARLEQEKFRVQILLQGMQDAMNAYNVSGNGPTPMIHNSASRSMAVVPQAAPSAGSPAGCPMYTLSPTVMPVSMPSNIINQHVNMSSSVTNLTRKRVGSIVGIEPPSTTKKSRAKLPSKKPPNKAITQETAQPDSAATAKEIAQSSGIRSSPHNRISSGPLAQGSSVAKSLFNQPLLSSPTNSTGPTTPPQAVSSHNDQSVSPVGLSSAAHCSSTNNTPQETPTNCTIITSERVTVSPCKHLSYTMERNHCISSSSPVKTTFKRLTKRENVKGRLDFDGSDVAASSDKPLGEEFCSSESDKEGDIFDIDLPNLDAFGANFSFSELLIDLDLDCEGIGCPCPPILGASTDTISGSSHESREANLGADPLTSEFSSTVAEVISGKDTNIQGPDTLTAVKSITKCIILSPAKTNRSSLKQ; encoded by the exons atggggAAGCAAACCAAATCCAGAACAACCCAATCTTTCGGCAAGGGCAAAGTGACACCAATGCAAGTTGCATTCATTGTTGACCGATATCTCTCCGATAATAACTTCTCTGATACTCGCTCTGTTTTCAGAACCGAGGCGGCTTCCCTCATCGCCAAATCCCCAGTTCAAGAG gcACCCAAGAGTTTGTTGACTTTGGGGGCGATGTTAAATGAGTATATATGCTTAAAAGAGCAGAAAGTGATGGTAGATCAAGAAAAGGCACGTTTGGAACAAGAAAAATTCAGGGTACAGATCCTTTTGCAGGGTATGCAAGATGCAATGAATGCTTATAACGTTAGTGGAAATGGCCCTACACCCATGATCCACAACTCTGCTTCAAGATCTATGGCTGTGGTTCCTCAAGCAGCTCCTTCTGCTGGATCTCCGGCTG gttgTCCCATGTACACATTGTCGCCAACTGTTATGCCAGTTTCTATGCCCTCCAATATCATCAATCAGCATGTTAATATGTCTTCATCGGTTACAAATTTAACAAGAAAACGAGTTGGCTCAATTGTTGGAATAGAACCCCCTTcaactaccaagaaatctcGCGCCAAGTTACCATCCAAGAAACCACCAAACAAGG CAATTACCCAAGAAACTGCTCAGCCTGATAGTGCAGCCACTGCAAAAGAAATTGCTCAGTCCTCTGGGATCAGGTCATCACCTCATAACCGCATATCTAGTGGTCCACTAGCTCAAGGATCAAGTGTTGCTAAGAGTTTGTTCAATCAACCTTTGTTGTCTTCGCCAACTAATTCGACTGGCCCCACAACACCGCCGCAAGCAGTTTCTTCTCACAATGATCAATCTGTATCTCCAGTGGGTCTCTCCTCGGCTGCTCATTGCAGCAGCACCAACAATACTCCCCAAGAGACTCCTACAAACTGCACTATAATTACATCAGAAAGAGTTACTGTGAGCCCTTGTAAACATTTGTCCTACACCATGGAGAGAAATCATTgcatttcttcttcatcacCGGTCAAGACAACCTTTAAGAGGCTGACTAAGAGAGAAAATGTAAAAGGAAGACTAGATTTTGATGGTTCTGATGTAGCAGCAAGCTCGGATAAACCACTCGGTGAAGAGTTTTGTTCGTCTGAATCTGATAAGGAAGGAGACATTTTTGACATTGATTTGCCTAATTTGGATGCTTTTGGAGCTAACTTCTCCTTCTCAGAATTGTTAATTGACCTAGATCTTGATTGTGAAGGTATTGGCTGTCCTTGCCCGCCAATCTTGGGTGCTTCTACTGACACTATTTCAGG GTCCTCGCATGAATCTAGGGAAGCTAATCTAGGGGCTGATCCATTGACTTCTGAGTTCTCCTCAACTGTTGCAGAGGTGATATCAGGAAAAGATACGAACATTCAAG gtcCTGATACTCTTACTGCTGTGAAGTCTATAACAAAATGCATTATTTTAAGCCCTG CGAAAACAAATAGGAGTTCTTTGaaacagtaa